A genomic stretch from Polyangium spumosum includes:
- a CDS encoding type VI secretion system protein IglI family protein, with product MLDPNLVSRALAGPGMDATSAAVDDTLRLAQGGELRAAAERAALLIEDGATDARLVAAFLLGVFAERGPSALPEILAITRLSLAEGFRALRPEQRKARVADSAFTLLFRGIRASIDFHEAKRDATWKTWAATIPRDLPARTAAEAEAALGALTAAIESSLCVRELAALRARTESVFQRMPPPPPAPPPAPAEPLPEAPSLAPIEEEAAAPPEAEEPLAPESLYDSEKPVPSAPPVRTIEVSAALEQFIRKLEAFELLVQRGEMGKAAIVAQDVRRVVERFDPRLYLPALLAPHFRLLSSHIGDIAPHWEAEGGPAWQALEQLYQVDLDAFVGT from the coding sequence ATGCTCGATCCGAACCTCGTCTCGCGCGCCCTCGCCGGCCCTGGAATGGATGCGACCTCCGCGGCCGTCGACGACACGTTGCGCCTCGCCCAGGGGGGCGAGCTCCGCGCCGCCGCCGAGCGCGCCGCCCTCCTGATCGAAGACGGCGCCACCGACGCTCGGCTCGTCGCGGCCTTCCTGCTCGGCGTCTTCGCCGAGCGTGGCCCCTCCGCGTTGCCCGAGATCCTCGCGATCACGCGATTGTCGCTCGCGGAGGGTTTTCGCGCGCTCCGCCCGGAACAGCGCAAGGCGCGCGTCGCCGACTCCGCCTTCACGCTGCTCTTTCGAGGGATCCGCGCCTCGATCGATTTCCACGAGGCCAAGCGTGACGCGACGTGGAAGACCTGGGCCGCCACGATCCCGCGCGATTTGCCAGCGAGGACCGCCGCCGAAGCCGAGGCGGCGCTCGGGGCCCTCACGGCCGCGATCGAATCCTCGCTCTGCGTGCGTGAGCTCGCCGCGCTCCGCGCGCGCACCGAGAGCGTCTTCCAGCGAATGCCGCCGCCCCCTCCTGCGCCTCCGCCCGCCCCGGCGGAGCCGCTGCCCGAAGCGCCCTCCCTCGCGCCGATCGAGGAGGAGGCCGCGGCCCCTCCCGAGGCCGAGGAGCCGCTCGCGCCCGAGTCATTGTACGACTCCGAAAAACCAGTTCCCAGCGCGCCGCCCGTGCGCACCATCGAGGTCTCGGCCGCGCTCGAGCAGTTCATTCGCAAGCTCGAGGCCTTCGAGCTGCTCGTCCAGCGCGGCGAGATGGGCAAGGCCGCCATCGTGGCCCAGGACGTGCGCCGGGTCGTCGAGCGCTTCGATCCGCGCCTCTACCTGCCTGCGCTGCTCGCGCCCCATTTCCGCCTCCTCTCGTCCCACATCGGCGATATCGCGCCCCACTGGGAGGCCGAGGGCGGCCCCGCGTGGCAGGCCCTCGAACAGCTCTACCAGGTCGACCTCGACGCCTTCGTCGGGACCTGA
- a CDS encoding AMP-binding protein, producing the protein MEIPALVQSLDLSREDDVPSLGWLAESCASPDPFWSDLFAFACEKGPPLRSRPGNPQDLYHDAISRHVAAGRPAFVWYERSAPRSLSFSAIDARASACAAVWAQRGAKAGAPIALVLPLGPAFVVALAAALRLGLCVSILEPAGEHALVARLLALAPAHVVFDPDDPPPLGDFDKLALPLVEGGPALRAPPYAYAPDEPCARLFSPLRAPVLVPVDLPAAPALENALRDAVFAYRIGPGDALAAPGFMMQQHMPALLLSTWLAGATFHHLKISEIEEDPSLLEKAPITTLGVSPALAAHLRGRPARLSRLRHAFRSVDEPLDWVVHNDFVKKNELARVLVGNVLVDAASGGCLLFSTRRPGSSSARALPAPGRPYALLDAGGSGEPAVGGTGIFVPSPEKEGFFILAKLGTEFLYGSTLLPRRAARVYPASEVTARVSMLPGVAGAAVVPVPTGEPGAGWAFVLLVFTGASGASDKEVQSLVSRTIRADLGEDFLPERVDVFPLHPRRVGQEVDLDWCHRQYSSGTLLRKAGSPVFRDLTSLRAQLLGDA; encoded by the coding sequence ATGGAGATCCCCGCCCTCGTCCAGAGCCTCGACCTCTCCCGCGAGGATGACGTCCCCTCGCTCGGCTGGCTCGCCGAGAGCTGCGCGTCCCCCGATCCCTTCTGGTCCGACCTCTTCGCGTTCGCCTGCGAAAAGGGGCCGCCGCTCCGGAGCCGCCCAGGAAACCCGCAGGATCTCTATCACGACGCCATCTCTCGTCACGTCGCTGCGGGTCGGCCGGCGTTTGTCTGGTATGAACGTTCCGCGCCGCGTTCGCTCTCGTTCTCGGCGATCGACGCCCGCGCCTCCGCGTGCGCCGCCGTCTGGGCGCAGCGCGGCGCCAAGGCGGGCGCGCCGATCGCCCTCGTCCTTCCCCTCGGCCCCGCGTTCGTCGTGGCCCTCGCCGCGGCCTTGCGCCTCGGCCTCTGCGTCTCGATCCTCGAACCCGCGGGCGAACACGCGCTCGTCGCGCGCCTCTTGGCCCTCGCGCCGGCGCACGTCGTCTTCGATCCCGATGATCCACCGCCGCTCGGCGATTTCGACAAGCTCGCCTTGCCCCTCGTCGAGGGCGGCCCGGCCTTGCGCGCCCCTCCGTATGCGTACGCGCCCGACGAACCTTGCGCCCGGCTCTTCTCCCCGCTGCGGGCGCCGGTGCTCGTCCCCGTCGATCTCCCCGCCGCGCCGGCGCTCGAGAACGCGCTGCGGGACGCCGTGTTCGCCTATCGAATCGGCCCGGGCGACGCCCTCGCGGCGCCGGGCTTTATGATGCAGCAACACATGCCGGCCCTGCTCCTGTCGACCTGGCTCGCGGGCGCGACGTTTCACCATCTGAAGATCTCTGAAATCGAAGAAGACCCGAGCCTCCTCGAAAAAGCGCCCATCACCACGCTCGGCGTCTCGCCTGCCCTCGCGGCCCACCTCCGCGGGAGGCCCGCGCGCCTCTCGCGCCTCCGCCACGCCTTTCGTAGCGTCGACGAGCCGCTCGACTGGGTGGTCCACAACGATTTCGTCAAAAAAAACGAGCTCGCTCGGGTCCTCGTCGGCAATGTCCTCGTCGACGCGGCCTCGGGCGGCTGCCTGCTCTTCTCGACCCGCCGCCCCGGCAGCAGCAGCGCCCGCGCCTTGCCCGCGCCCGGCCGCCCTTACGCCCTCCTCGACGCCGGCGGCAGCGGCGAGCCCGCCGTGGGCGGCACCGGGATCTTCGTCCCCTCGCCGGAAAAAGAAGGATTCTTCATTCTGGCCAAACTCGGGACCGAGTTCCTGTATGGCTCGACCCTGCTGCCGCGCCGCGCCGCGCGTGTCTATCCGGCGAGCGAGGTCACGGCCCGCGTCTCCATGCTGCCCGGCGTCGCTGGCGCCGCCGTCGTGCCCGTGCCCACGGGAGAGCCGGGCGCCGGCTGGGCCTTCGTCCTGCTCGTCTTCACCGGCGCGAGCGGGGCCTCCGACAAGGAGGTCCAGAGCCTCGTCTCCCGCACGATCCGCGCCGATCTCGGCGAGGATTTCCTCCCCGAGCGGGTGGACGTCTTCCCCCTCCACCCGCGGCGCGTCGGTCAGGAAGTGGACCTCGACTGGTGCCATCGGCAATACTCCTCGGGCACCCTCCTGCGGAAGGCGGGTAGCCCCGTGTTTCGTGACCTGACCTCCCTCCGGGCGCAGTTGCTCGGGGACGCCTAG
- a CDS encoding 4Fe-4S cluster-binding domain-containing protein — translation MTDLLLNLADAVAPSRANGPGARAVFWAQGCSLRCRGCHNPHTWGQAPRRVCTVKSAASWVRSFPDLRGVTLSGGEPFEQALGFAALCRALRAEGADVVVFSGFSRDEITSEVRPHARELLAEVDLLIDGRYEADHAARLPLRGSSNQGLHFLTDRIRPEEIEGLPAVEWIGKGERARVTGFALRALGARIAEGRT, via the coding sequence GTGACGGACCTTTTGCTGAACCTCGCGGACGCGGTCGCGCCGTCGCGCGCGAACGGCCCTGGAGCACGCGCTGTTTTCTGGGCGCAGGGCTGCTCGCTCCGGTGCCGCGGTTGCCACAACCCGCACACGTGGGGACAGGCGCCGCGGCGCGTATGCACCGTGAAATCGGCCGCGTCCTGGGTGCGCTCGTTTCCGGACTTGCGAGGGGTCACGTTGAGCGGCGGCGAGCCGTTCGAGCAGGCGCTCGGCTTCGCGGCGCTCTGCCGCGCGCTCCGGGCGGAGGGCGCGGACGTCGTGGTGTTCTCGGGTTTTTCCCGGGACGAGATCACGTCCGAGGTGCGGCCACACGCCCGAGAGCTCCTCGCCGAGGTCGATCTCTTGATCGACGGCCGATACGAGGCCGATCACGCGGCGCGGCTGCCCTTGCGGGGCTCGTCGAACCAGGGGCTGCATTTCTTGACGGACCGCATTCGACCCGAGGAGATCGAGGGGTTGCCCGCGGTGGAGTGGATCGGCAAGGGCGAGCGGGCGCGCGTGACGGGGTTTGCCCTCCGCGCCCTCGGCGCGCGGATCGCCGAGGGGCGAACATGA
- a CDS encoding DUF4157 domain-containing protein — protein sequence MSPKHRVIQACYPANRIPASMLAQAFFRPHATRPPHAAKAIQRSAPSAPPHPATVTQRKSEPRGMTLRPPHAATAPRGGAALQRRGADESAASGAAQPSGVHAFQPPAGFLEGKQACEGQPLPPSVLRKMESFFDADFTDVRVHVGGEAASIGAIAFTLGADIHFAPGFYEPHTVRGQELLGHELTHVVQQRDGRVANPLGDGIAVVQDFELEAEADRMGKAVATGQPKMAASARPFPAFGPPAESVGRLQMRAAQAKGADYRLIFGTYMHEDQHLPEPLSGHSFVALEEPGGERHAWGFSPRDYGEYDPHRDLGKLMSGVPGVVHDDRSAFEKPGVRVKEYTIDAAQAQAAMSKVAEYQSGRHRFNLQWKQCSAFALDVLRAADVKTPVSGAVRGPRDVYEKLR from the coding sequence ATGAGCCCGAAACACCGCGTCATCCAGGCGTGTTATCCTGCCAATCGAATCCCCGCGTCGATGCTGGCGCAGGCCTTCTTCCGGCCCCACGCGACGAGGCCGCCGCACGCAGCAAAAGCCATCCAGCGGAGCGCCCCCTCCGCCCCCCCGCACCCGGCGACCGTGACGCAACGAAAAAGCGAGCCGCGGGGGATGACCCTGCGTCCGCCCCACGCCGCGACGGCGCCTCGCGGCGGCGCCGCATTGCAGAGGCGCGGCGCGGATGAATCGGCCGCGTCCGGCGCGGCCCAGCCCTCGGGCGTACACGCGTTCCAGCCGCCCGCGGGTTTCCTCGAAGGCAAGCAGGCCTGCGAGGGGCAGCCGCTCCCGCCCTCGGTGCTCCGCAAGATGGAGAGCTTCTTCGACGCCGATTTCACCGACGTGCGCGTCCACGTCGGCGGCGAAGCGGCGTCCATCGGGGCGATCGCGTTCACGCTGGGCGCCGACATCCATTTCGCGCCCGGGTTTTACGAGCCACACACGGTGCGGGGGCAGGAGCTCCTCGGGCACGAGCTGACGCACGTGGTGCAGCAGCGCGACGGGCGGGTGGCGAACCCGCTCGGCGATGGGATCGCGGTGGTGCAGGATTTCGAGCTCGAGGCCGAGGCGGATCGCATGGGCAAGGCCGTGGCCACGGGGCAACCGAAGATGGCGGCGAGCGCGCGCCCCTTCCCCGCCTTCGGGCCGCCGGCCGAGAGCGTCGGTCGCCTGCAAATGCGGGCGGCGCAGGCGAAGGGCGCGGACTACCGGCTCATCTTCGGGACGTACATGCACGAGGACCAGCATTTGCCGGAGCCCCTCTCCGGCCACAGCTTCGTGGCCCTGGAGGAGCCGGGCGGCGAGCGGCACGCCTGGGGTTTTTCTCCCCGGGATTACGGCGAGTACGACCCGCACCGCGACCTCGGCAAGCTCATGTCGGGCGTCCCGGGCGTGGTGCACGACGACAGGTCGGCATTCGAGAAGCCAGGGGTGCGGGTCAAGGAGTATACGATCGACGCAGCGCAGGCGCAGGCGGCGATGTCCAAGGTGGCCGAATACCAGTCGGGGCGGCACCGGTTCAACCTGCAATGGAAGCAATGCTCGGCCTTCGCGCTCGACGTGCTCCGGGCGGCGGACGTGAAGACGCCGGTGAGCGGCGCCGTGCGCGGGCCACGTGACGTGTACGAGAAGCTGCGATAA
- a CDS encoding class I SAM-dependent methyltransferase → MASLDDITKRYYETTASRGHRPTARYYETSAAGLLRRLGPWLPADPKTPCLDLACGCGELIFALERRGFDRTHGVDLCAEELDEARKFVRGELVLGDVVDHLAAQPDGSFGFLTAFNIVEHLPKERLVDFFREARRVLRPGGALVGMVPNAVSPFGAAARYWDITHQIAFTPNSITQLAAMTGFGDGVDFRECGPVPYGVKSAIRYAAWQMMRGAIAAWFLVENGASRGGIYSSDMLFRLRKGA, encoded by the coding sequence ATGGCGTCGCTCGACGACATCACCAAGCGTTACTACGAGACGACGGCCTCGCGTGGCCACCGCCCGACCGCCCGGTACTACGAGACGAGCGCCGCCGGCCTCCTGCGCCGCCTCGGCCCGTGGCTGCCCGCGGATCCGAAGACGCCGTGCCTCGACCTCGCCTGCGGCTGCGGCGAGCTCATCTTCGCGCTCGAACGCCGCGGGTTCGACCGGACGCACGGGGTCGACCTCTGCGCCGAGGAGCTCGACGAGGCCCGCAAGTTCGTGCGCGGCGAGCTCGTCCTCGGCGACGTCGTCGACCACCTCGCCGCGCAACCGGATGGCTCTTTTGGCTTCCTCACGGCCTTCAACATCGTCGAGCACCTGCCGAAAGAGCGGCTCGTCGACTTCTTCCGCGAGGCGCGCCGCGTGCTCCGCCCCGGCGGCGCGCTCGTGGGCATGGTGCCGAACGCCGTCTCTCCCTTCGGCGCCGCCGCGCGTTACTGGGACATCACGCACCAGATCGCGTTCACGCCGAACAGCATCACGCAGCTCGCGGCGATGACGGGCTTTGGCGACGGCGTGGATTTTCGCGAATGTGGCCCCGTGCCGTACGGCGTGAAGAGCGCGATCCGTTACGCCGCCTGGCAAATGATGCGCGGGGCGATCGCGGCGTGGTTCCTCGTGGAGAACGGGGCCTCGCGCGGGGGGATTTATTCGTCCGACATGCTCTTCCGGTTGCGGAAGGGAGCCTGA
- a CDS encoding glycosyltransferase family protein, which produces MRILVLGPRFADGFADNVAETLVEMGHEVLGAAEVDHAAYWSVPRRALRMVEERVFGDAPLPQDRKLLRLAKDRRPDVLLALTWDVHPEILDELGAIVPGRRILWWGDAPANSRRFGLVNPFWDKVYVKDPDAVKKLRLAGKETALLHEAMNPRWHRPLARQTSDAVVVAGNYYAFRQAVLSRLLRDGARLELYGAEPPPWSAKEIRASFSGKYVVREEKSRVFGSGMVCLNTFALAEGNSLNCRAFEIAGAGGLELVEFRPTLLQCFEPGKEVLAFETYEELWGHLEHARRFPADMLPIREAGARRALAEHTYRHRLEKILADLR; this is translated from the coding sequence GTGCGTATCCTCGTCCTCGGCCCGCGATTCGCGGACGGCTTCGCCGACAACGTCGCCGAAACCCTCGTCGAAATGGGCCACGAGGTCCTCGGGGCGGCGGAGGTCGATCACGCCGCCTACTGGTCGGTCCCGCGCCGCGCGCTCCGGATGGTGGAGGAGCGGGTGTTCGGGGACGCGCCCTTGCCGCAGGATCGCAAGCTGCTCCGCCTCGCCAAGGATCGCCGCCCGGACGTCCTGCTCGCCCTCACCTGGGACGTGCACCCGGAGATCCTCGACGAGCTCGGCGCGATCGTCCCTGGGCGCCGCATTTTATGGTGGGGCGACGCGCCCGCGAACAGCCGCAGGTTCGGGCTCGTGAATCCCTTCTGGGACAAGGTCTACGTGAAGGACCCGGACGCCGTGAAGAAGCTCCGGCTCGCGGGCAAGGAGACCGCGCTCCTCCACGAGGCGATGAACCCGCGCTGGCATCGGCCCCTGGCGAGACAAACGAGCGACGCCGTGGTCGTCGCGGGGAACTATTATGCGTTCCGCCAGGCCGTGCTCTCGCGCCTGCTCCGGGACGGCGCGCGGCTCGAGCTCTATGGCGCCGAGCCGCCGCCCTGGTCGGCGAAGGAGATCCGGGCGAGTTTTTCCGGGAAATACGTCGTCCGCGAGGAGAAGAGCCGCGTGTTCGGCTCGGGGATGGTCTGCCTCAACACGTTCGCACTGGCGGAGGGCAACTCGCTCAATTGCCGCGCCTTCGAGATCGCGGGCGCGGGCGGCCTGGAGCTCGTCGAGTTCCGGCCGACGCTCCTGCAATGTTTCGAGCCGGGCAAGGAGGTGCTCGCCTTCGAGACGTACGAGGAGCTCTGGGGCCACCTCGAACACGCGCGCCGCTTCCCGGCCGACATGCTCCCGATCCGCGAGGCCGGCGCGCGCCGCGCCCTCGCCGAGCACACGTATCGCCACAGGCTCGAGAAGATCCTCGCTGATCTCCGCTAG
- a CDS encoding glycosyltransferase, with protein sequence MSLRVLHVIPSFWPATRYGGPIEGVLRLCQRLLGLGVTVEVVTTDADGPGNLDVPRAEKTLAEGVPVRYFPRRPRTRFAFSAPLAVHLAREIQQWDLVHVTALFSFSSAAAMALARRARVPAVLSPQGTLMPWALGSKRWKKAPYFELVERRNVLSAAGVHATSEEEAREILRHVPGARTFVVPNGVDLPKSLPDVPRERARIVFLGRIHPVKGFDVLVPALARVAAVMPEVETLIAGPDEDGEQARVEALLARATPRPRVRFLGPVYGKDKQALLASAAALVLPSHGENFGIVVAEALAAGTPVVVSKNCPWSILEERGAGLWVENTPERVAEALLAILNDRGRARRMGEAGRAVAAAFAWDAIAKQMRGAYEDIVARGRRP encoded by the coding sequence ATGTCCCTCCGCGTCCTCCACGTGATTCCGAGCTTCTGGCCCGCGACGCGGTATGGCGGCCCGATCGAGGGCGTGCTCCGCCTTTGCCAGCGCCTCCTCGGCCTCGGCGTGACGGTCGAGGTCGTCACGACGGACGCCGACGGGCCGGGGAATCTCGACGTGCCCCGCGCCGAGAAGACTCTCGCGGAGGGGGTCCCCGTCCGTTATTTCCCGCGCAGGCCGCGCACCCGATTTGCGTTCTCGGCGCCGCTCGCGGTGCATCTCGCGCGGGAAATCCAGCAATGGGATCTGGTCCACGTCACGGCCCTCTTCTCGTTCTCCTCGGCCGCGGCCATGGCCCTCGCGCGGCGCGCGCGTGTGCCCGCCGTCCTCTCGCCGCAGGGCACGCTCATGCCCTGGGCCCTCGGCTCGAAGCGCTGGAAAAAGGCGCCGTATTTCGAGCTCGTCGAGCGAAGGAACGTCCTCTCCGCCGCGGGCGTCCACGCGACGAGCGAGGAGGAGGCGCGCGAGATCCTGCGGCACGTGCCCGGCGCGCGCACGTTCGTCGTGCCAAACGGTGTCGACCTGCCCAAGTCGCTCCCCGACGTGCCGCGCGAGCGGGCGCGGATCGTTTTTCTGGGCCGCATCCACCCCGTCAAGGGGTTCGACGTGCTCGTGCCGGCCCTCGCCCGCGTCGCGGCCGTGATGCCCGAGGTGGAGACGCTCATCGCCGGCCCGGACGAGGATGGCGAGCAGGCGCGCGTGGAGGCCCTCCTCGCCCGCGCCACGCCGCGCCCCCGCGTGCGGTTCCTCGGGCCTGTGTACGGGAAAGACAAACAGGCGCTCCTCGCCTCGGCCGCGGCGCTCGTTTTGCCCTCGCACGGTGAGAACTTCGGCATCGTCGTGGCCGAGGCCCTCGCCGCGGGGACGCCCGTCGTGGTGAGCAAGAATTGCCCCTGGAGCATCCTCGAGGAGCGCGGCGCGGGGCTCTGGGTCGAGAACACGCCCGAGCGTGTCGCCGAGGCCCTGCTCGCCATCCTGAACGACCGCGGGCGGGCCCGGCGCATGGGAGAAGCGGGGCGCGCCGTGGCCGCGGCGTTCGCCTGGGATGCCATTGCAAAACAGATGCGAGGGGCTTACGAGGACATCGTGGCGCGCGGGAGGCGGCCGTGA
- a CDS encoding glycosyltransferase produces MKILVVSSVGGHLTEIMQLAPVLAGHEVVLVLNDEAPLPDFPFVRVYRIAHAERDVRVLLNLLEAARILRHEDPDIVLSAGAGPAVPVALVARIGARARVVFVETAAAIVRPTLTGRLMAPLAHRFFYQWDTLAWFFPRAEKASIHFG; encoded by the coding sequence GTGAAGATCCTCGTCGTCTCGTCGGTCGGCGGTCACCTGACCGAGATCATGCAGCTCGCCCCGGTCCTCGCCGGCCACGAGGTCGTCCTCGTGCTGAACGACGAGGCCCCCTTGCCCGATTTTCCGTTTGTCCGGGTCTACCGCATCGCCCACGCCGAGAGGGACGTCCGCGTGCTCCTCAACCTGCTCGAAGCTGCGCGGATCCTGCGCCACGAGGATCCGGACATCGTCCTCTCGGCCGGCGCGGGCCCGGCGGTCCCCGTCGCGCTCGTCGCGCGGATCGGCGCGCGGGCGCGGGTCGTGTTCGTCGAGACGGCCGCGGCGATCGTCCGCCCCACGCTCACGGGCCGGCTGATGGCGCCCCTCGCGCACCGTTTCTTCTATCAATGGGACACGCTCGCGTGGTTCTTCCCGCGGGCCGAGAAGGCGAGCATTCATTTCGGATGA
- a CDS encoding glycosyltransferase, with translation MRIFVTVGNALVPFDRLLRWVDEATSALPVPVEGVCQRGPSRVRPGALTPREHLSRAEFEREMNDADVVICHAGVGTLSDAIRRGHRPIVAPRRAAFGEIVNDHQLEIVAALGDEGRVEVVEDAGSLRAALLRYTRGEVRRGPPRDEDPLRLLPVARAIAEGPARARPPLLGSLALRALAALGPRLDRLRVR, from the coding sequence ATGAGGATCTTCGTCACCGTCGGCAATGCGCTCGTCCCCTTCGACCGGCTCCTCCGCTGGGTCGACGAGGCCACGTCCGCGCTGCCCGTCCCCGTGGAGGGCGTTTGCCAGCGCGGCCCGAGCCGGGTTCGTCCCGGCGCGCTCACGCCGCGCGAGCACCTCTCGCGCGCCGAATTCGAGCGGGAGATGAACGACGCGGATGTCGTGATTTGCCATGCGGGCGTCGGCACGCTCTCGGACGCCATTCGCCGCGGCCACCGCCCGATCGTCGCCCCGCGCCGCGCGGCGTTCGGCGAGATCGTCAACGACCATCAGCTCGAGATCGTCGCCGCCCTCGGGGACGAAGGGCGCGTCGAGGTCGTCGAGGACGCCGGATCCCTGCGCGCGGCGCTCCTCCGGTATACGCGGGGCGAGGTGCGGCGGGGGCCTCCGCGGGACGAGGATCCTCTGCGGCTCTTGCCCGTCGCGCGGGCGATCGCCGAGGGCCCGGCCCGCGCGCGGCCGCCGCTCCTCGGGAGCCTCGCCTTGCGGGCGCTCGCGGCCCTCGGCCCGCGGCTCGATCGGCTGCGTGTACGATGA
- a CDS encoding class I SAM-dependent methyltransferase translates to MSTTSESNAAPTCRICGARAAEEWFDEIACFRCATCGTVQSLVLPTVEELARHYAGFSESYTAGMGAERFAREMPKRHAAKLALVRRYCPGGRLLDVGSGEGGFLAQALEAGFDAVGCDYSVRKEYPPGVRVFPGNLDAEGGLPFEDASFNAVTSWAVIEHVRDPHAAMREVRRVLEPGGFFFCDTPLCGDASERHVAARSHWFCPPEHIHVFSYGSLSRLVWAAGLDVVHSTPSFERSAPRYVARRLRNLLVGAVLGRALRHFDPGAWSRRRQSVVTQIGDIQLLVAQKPGA, encoded by the coding sequence ATGAGCACGACGAGCGAAAGCAATGCGGCCCCGACGTGCCGGATCTGCGGAGCGCGCGCGGCGGAAGAGTGGTTCGACGAGATCGCATGTTTCCGCTGCGCCACCTGCGGCACCGTGCAATCGCTCGTCCTGCCCACGGTGGAAGAGCTCGCCCGGCATTACGCTGGTTTTTCGGAGAGCTACACGGCGGGCATGGGCGCCGAGCGGTTCGCCCGCGAGATGCCGAAGCGCCACGCCGCGAAGCTCGCGCTCGTTCGCCGGTACTGCCCCGGAGGCCGCCTGCTCGACGTCGGCTCGGGCGAGGGCGGGTTCCTCGCGCAGGCCCTCGAAGCAGGCTTCGACGCCGTCGGCTGCGATTACTCCGTTCGGAAGGAATATCCGCCCGGAGTACGGGTTTTTCCGGGCAACCTCGACGCCGAGGGCGGCTTGCCCTTCGAGGACGCGAGCTTCAACGCCGTCACGTCCTGGGCCGTGATCGAGCACGTCCGCGACCCCCACGCCGCGATGCGCGAGGTGCGCCGCGTCCTCGAACCCGGCGGCTTTTTCTTCTGCGACACGCCCCTCTGCGGCGACGCCTCGGAGCGCCACGTCGCGGCGCGCTCACACTGGTTCTGCCCTCCCGAGCACATTCACGTGTTCTCGTACGGATCGCTCTCGCGCCTCGTCTGGGCGGCGGGCCTCGACGTCGTCCATTCGACGCCCTCCTTCGAACGCTCGGCCCCGCGGTACGTCGCGCGGCGCCTCAGAAACCTGCTCGTCGGCGCCGTCCTCGGGCGCGCGCTCCGCCATTTCGACCCGGGCGCGTGGAGCCGGAGACGGCAGAGCGTGGTCACGCAGATCGGCGACATCCAGCTCCTCGTCGCGCAGAAGCCGGGGGCATGA
- a CDS encoding ATP-binding protein encodes MSPDPRAKFRALTKVFDPIYRPYLDADDGPGSSYVPEAHERYRSELEAALDLNDNAKLLLAGQPGCGKTTLLLSIAHRLRREGRLVAFVDLEAQTAVQDLGSLEMYLAAKAELVAEVKKAGLGLSEKTTETLRSALERLLSSPVAPDLDALGAALRRLLSTVRESKLLRDELRRQIKESGFEPIDLLAGLLDDLEEHRPVVLLDGLDKLPPVQARDAFLGDEKKPMVEAPGAAILTIPISLIYEPTFNVLSERYNNAGSAVLPAVRLYDLDTHTNTRRRSEEGVSIMRRIVEARVEPIDPRIVMPEAVERAIVGSGGNIRELARLLQSSVVKAHVRRGTFIEEQDVAAAIADQRESFRRAYDPRFLSVLEKVRREFRLEGQGDVTKQLLYGLWVIEYRNGIAWYCLPDPVEQLLRQMENWAG; translated from the coding sequence ATGAGCCCCGATCCCCGAGCGAAGTTCCGCGCCCTGACCAAGGTCTTCGACCCGATTTACCGGCCGTACCTCGACGCCGACGACGGCCCCGGCTCCTCGTACGTCCCCGAGGCCCACGAGCGTTATCGCTCCGAGCTCGAGGCCGCGCTCGACCTGAACGACAACGCCAAGCTCCTGCTCGCAGGCCAGCCCGGCTGCGGCAAGACCACGCTCCTGCTCAGCATCGCGCACAGGCTCCGGCGCGAAGGGAGGCTCGTCGCGTTCGTCGACCTCGAAGCGCAGACGGCCGTGCAGGACCTCGGCTCGCTGGAGATGTACCTCGCGGCCAAGGCGGAGCTCGTCGCCGAGGTGAAAAAGGCGGGCCTCGGGCTCTCGGAGAAGACGACCGAGACGCTCCGCTCTGCCCTCGAACGCCTGCTCTCCTCGCCCGTCGCGCCCGACCTCGACGCCCTCGGCGCCGCGCTCCGCCGGCTGCTCTCCACCGTGCGCGAGAGCAAGCTCCTGCGCGACGAGCTGCGCCGGCAAATCAAGGAGTCCGGCTTCGAGCCGATCGACCTGCTCGCCGGCCTGCTCGACGACCTCGAGGAGCACCGGCCGGTCGTGCTCCTGGACGGCCTCGACAAACTCCCGCCCGTGCAGGCGCGCGACGCGTTCCTCGGCGACGAAAAGAAGCCCATGGTCGAGGCGCCGGGCGCGGCGATCCTGACGATCCCCATTTCGCTGATCTACGAGCCCACGTTCAACGTCCTCTCCGAGAGGTACAACAACGCGGGCAGCGCCGTCCTCCCCGCGGTCCGTCTCTACGATCTCGACACGCACACGAACACGCGGAGGCGCTCCGAAGAGGGCGTCTCCATCATGCGCCGCATCGTCGAGGCGCGCGTCGAGCCGATCGACCCGCGGATCGTGATGCCCGAGGCCGTCGAGCGCGCCATCGTGGGCTCGGGCGGCAACATCCGCGAGCTCGCGCGGCTCTTGCAATCGAGCGTGGTGAAGGCCCACGTCCGCCGCGGCACGTTCATCGAGGAGCAGGACGTCGCCGCCGCGATCGCCGACCAGCGCGAGTCGTTCCGCCGCGCCTACGATCCGCGATTCTTGTCGGTCCTGGAGAAGGTCCGGCGCGAGTTCCGCCTCGAAGGCCAGGGCGACGTCACGAAGCAGCTCCTCTACGGGCTCTGGGTGATCGAATATCGTAATGGTATCGCCTGGTATTGCCTGCCCGACCCGGTCGAGCAGCTCCTGCGGCAAATGGAGAACTGGGCCGGATGA